The genomic segment GCTGGCGAATCGAACCGCCGGTATCGGTGGCGGTCGCGGCAGGCAACAGACGAGCGGCAACAGCCGCCGCCGAGCCACCGGACGAACCGCCCGGCACGTGTTCCAGGTTCCACGGGTTTTTCACCGCGCCGTAATAGCTCGACTCGTTGGCCGAACCCATGGCGAATTCGTCCATGTTGGTCTTGCCCAGCGTCACGGCGCCGGCAGCGGCCAGCTTGGCGACGACGGTGGCGTCGTACGGTGCCTTGAAGTTGTCGAGCATCTTCGAGCCGCAACTGGTGCGAATGCCCTGGGTGCAGAACAGGTCTTTGTGGGCAATCGGCGCGCCGAGCAGGGCGCCGCTCTCACCGTTGGCGCGGCGTGCGTCAGCGGCTTTCGCCTGCTGGAGCGCCAGGTCTTCGGTGAGGCTGATGAAACTGTTGAGCTGCGGATCGAGCTGGGCGATACGCGCCAGCAGGGTCTTGGTCAGCTCTTCGGAAGAAAACTTTTTATCGGCGAGTCCGCGGGCGATCTCGGCCAGAGTCAATTGATGCATTGCAGGCTCTTTCCCTTTAGTCGATGACTTTCGGAACCAGGTACAGGCCGTTTTCGACCGCTGGTGCGATGGACTGATAGGCCTCGCGATGATTGGTCTCGGTCACGACGTCTGCGCGCAGGCGCTGGCTGGCTTCCAGCGGGTGGGCCAACGGTTCGATACCGTCGGTATTGACCGCCTGCATTTCGTCGACCAGCCCGAGAATGCTGTTCAGGGCCGAAGTGATGTGTGGAAGATCGGCATCATTGAGGCCAAGGCAGGCCAAATGTGCGATTTTTTCCACGTCGGAGCGTTCAAGCGCCATTGCGATTCTCCAGTGGAAAACAGAACGGACGGCGTCCGTGTGTTAGATTGTCGGAACACTACCGCATTTCTACGGTCATAAGGCCGCGATTGTGGGGGTTGGTGCACAGAAAAGCGGCCAATTTAACATATTGGCGCCTTGCCCAAAATCCCTGTCGTTGTTAGAGTTTGCCGCACTTTTTTACCCACGCGTTGCCTAGGGTCCCTTTCCCATGTTCAAGAAACTGCGTGGCATGTTTTCCAGCGATCTTTCCATTGACCTGGGCACTGCCAACACCCTTATTTACGTGCGCGAGCGCGGTATCGTCCTGAATGAGCCATCGGTTGTGGCTATTCGGACACACGGTAACCAGAAAAGTGTCGTTGCTGTCGGCACCGAGGCCAAGCGCATGCTCGGCCGTACGCCGGGCAACATTGCCGCCATTCGTCCGATGAAGGACGGCGTCATTGCCGACTTCAGCGTCTGCGAAAAGATGCTGCAGTACTTTATCAACAAGGTTCACGAAAACAGCTTTCTGCAGCCTAGCCCTCGTGTGCTGATCTGCGTTCCCTGCAAATCCACCCAGGTGGAGCGTCGCGCCATCCGTGAGTCGGCCCTTGGTGCCGGTGCCCGTGAAGTGTTCCTGATCGAAGAGCCAATGGCTGCTGCGATCGGTGCCGGCCTGCCGGTAGAAGAAGCTCGCGGCTCGATGGTTGTCGATATCGGTGGTGGTACGACCGAAATCGCGCTGATTTCCCTGAACGGTGTGGTTTACGCCGAATCCGTACGGGTTGGCGGCGACCGCTTCGACGAAGCGATCATCACCTACGTGCGTCGCAACTACGGCAGCCTGATCGGCGAATCCACCGCCGAGCGCATCAAGCAGGAAATCGGTACGGCCTACCCGGGCGGCGAAGTTCGCGAAGTCGATGTTCGCGGTCGAAACCTGGCCGAAGGCGTTCCACGCGCATTCACCCTGAACTCCAACGAAGTGCTGGAAGCTCTGCAAGAGTCCCTGGCTACCATCGTTCAGGCTGTTAAGAGCGCGCTGGAGCAATCGCCCCCGGAACTGGCTTCCGATATCGCCGAGCGTGGTCTGGTACTGACCGGTGGTGGCGCCTTGCTGCGTGACCTCGACAAGTTGCTGGCCCAGGAAACCGGTCTGCCGGTGATCGTTGCCGAAGACCCGCTGACCTGCGTTGCTCGCGGCGGTGGCCGTGCATTGGAAATGATGGACAAACACACCATGGACCTGCTCTCCAGCGAATAAATCGCCGGGTTGCATCTATGCTGTTGAGCGCGCAGGCAGCACTTTGCAGTGCTGCCTGTTGGCGTTTATCTTCTGTCAGTCTGCATCCAGGCCGGTCTGCCGTATGATTAAAGAGAACATATGCCTGGGAGGAGCGGCTTATTAAACCGCTTTTCGCCAAAGGCCCCTCATTGGGCGTGCGCCTGTTGGTGCTGGTCGTGCTATCGGTCGCGCTGATGGTGGTCGATGCCCGCTTCACACTGCTCAAGCCAGTGCGTAGCCAGATGTCGCTGGTGCTGATGCAGTCTTACTGGATCACCGACCTGCCGCAGCGGCTATGGCAAGGTGTGGCCAGCCAATTCGGCAGCCGGACCGAGCTTGTCGCCGAAAACGAAAAACTAAAGACCGAAAACCTGCTGTTGCAGGGCCGCATGCAAAAGCTTGCCGCCCTCACCGAGCAGAACGTTCGGCTGCGCGAGTTGCTCAATTCCTCTGCGCTGGTCAACGAGAAGGTCGAAGTGGCCGAGTTGATCGGCATGGACCCGAACCCGTTTACCCATCGCATCATCATCAACAAGGGTGAGCGCGACGGTGTGGTCCTCGGTCAGCCGGTGCTCGATGCCCGCGGCCTGATGGGCCAGGTGGTCGAGTTGATGCCTTATACCTCCCGCGTGTTGCTGCTGACCGACACCACCCACAGCATTCCGGTGCAGGTGAACCGCAACGGTCTGCGGGCGATTGCCAGCGGCACCGGTAACCCGGAGCGTCTGGAACTGCGGCATGTGGCTGACACCGCCGACATCAAGGAAGGCGATCTGCTGGTCAGCTCCGGCCTCGGCCAGCGCTTCCCGGCGGGTTATCCAGTAGCGACGGTCAAGGAAGTGATCCACGATTCCGGCCAGCCGTTCGCCATCGTGCGTGCCGTGCCGACCGCCGCCCTTAATCGCAGCCGCTACCTGCTGCTGGTGTTCAGCGACAATCGCACAGCCGAAGAGCGCGCCAACGACGCCGCTCAGGCCCAGGAAACCCAGGACCAGCAGGGCGGCGGGCCGATCATCCCGGCAACCGTGCCGAAACCGGCTGCCGCCACCGCACCCGCTCCAGTGGCACCTGCCGCAGCGCCGGTTGCCGCGACACCGGCCAAGCCTGCAACCACCCATCCTGCCAAACCTGCCGCCAAGCCCACGGCCTCGCAACCGGCTGCCGCCAAACCACCCGCGGCCCAACCGGCTGCCGTCAAACCTGCTGCCAAACCGCCTGTCTCTGCACCGGCTACCACTGGGGGACGAGAATAATGGCCGGTGCAACCGCATCCCGAAACGGCTGGATAGTCTGGCTGACATTCGTCATCGGCATGCTGCTCAGCGTTTCTCCGCTGCCGCAATTCATGGAAATCCTGCGTCCGTTGTGGCTCGCCCTGTTACTGGCATTCTGGGTCCTGGCCTTGCCGCAGACAGTCGGCATGGTGACCGCGTTTTGCCTGGGGCTGGCTGAAGACGTGCTCTATGGCACATTGCTTGGCCAGAACGCGTTGATCCTGACCCTCATCACTTTTCTGGTGCTGTCGCTGCAGCAACGTCTGCGCATGTTCCCGATGTGGCAGCAGTGCCTGGTGCTGTTGGTGATCTTCGGCCTGGCCCAGCTGGTTCAACTGTGGCTCAGCGCGTTGACGGGCAATCGTCAGCCAACGCTGGCGCTGGTGCTGCCGGCACTGGTGAGCGCGCTGCTCTGGCCGTGGATCAGCTTCGGTTTGCGTGGTTTGCGTCGGCGCTACAAAATCAATTAACTCGGTCAGGCATTTGCCCGTACCACGACAAGGGAGATGTCTGATGAAGTCGCTTTACCTTGCCTCAGGCTCGCCCCGTCGGCGGGAATTGCTCACGCAGATCGGCGTGCCGTTTTACGCCGTCAGCGCGGACATCGATGAAACCCCTTTGAACGACGAATCCCCGTCGGCCTATGTCGAGCGTCTGGCGCGCGGCAAGGCTGATGCTGGCCGCTGCGCGATCACCGCAGAGGGCGGCTTCTGCGTGCTGGGTGCCGACACCGCCGTGGTGCTGGACGGAAAAATTCTTGGCAAGCCGGTTGATGAAGTCGACGCATGCGCCATGCTGATGATGTTGTCCGGTCGCGAACATGAAGTGCTGACGGCCATCGCAGTACTCGACGGTGAGCGGTGCGAGTCACAGGTGGTGCGCAGCCTGGTGCGTTTTCGCCAGATCAGCGCGCAGCAAGCGGCGGCCTATTGGGCCAGCGGCGAGCCCCGTGACAAGGCGGGTGGTTACGGCATTCAAGGCCTGGGCGCGGTGTTTGTCGCCGGCCTCGATGGCAGTTACTCGGCGGTGGTTGGATTGCCGCTGTGCGAAACCGCAGAACTGATCGGCCGTTTCGGCATACCCTGTTGGCAAACCCTTAACGCGCGCTGAGCGTCGTACTGAACCTGATGCGGCCATTATCGTGAATATGCCTGAACGAGACCCTGCCATGAGTGAAGAGATTCTGATCAACATCACGCCGATGGAATCGCGCGTGGCAGTGGTCGAAAACGGTGTGCTGCAAGAGGTCCATGTCGAGCGCACGCAAAAGCGCGGGATCGTCGGCAACATCTATAAAGGCAAGGTCGTACGCGTATTGCCGGGCATGCAGGCGGCCTTCGTCGACATCGGCCTGGACCGTGCAGCGTTCATTCATGCGTCGGAAATCTCCCTGCGCGAAGGCCCGGCCGTGGAGAGCATCAGCTCCCTGGTCCACGAAGGCCAGAGCCTGGTGGTGCAGGTCACCAAGGACCCGATCGGTTCCAAGGGCGCCCGCCTGACCACGCAGCTGTCGATCCCGTCGCGTTATCTGGTGTACATGCCACGCACTGCGCACGTCGGCATTTCCCTGAAAATCGAAGACGAAGCCGAGCGCGAACGCCTCAAGCAAGTGGTCACCGATTGCGTGGCCAAGGAAGGTATCAAGGAAGCCGGCGGTTTCATTCTGCGCACTGCCGCTGAAGGCGCCGGGGCCGATGAGATCCTCATGGACATCCGCTACCTGCGCCGGCTGTGGGACCAGATCAACGCCCAGATCAAAACCATCGGCGCCCCCAGCGTGATTTACGAAGACCTTGGTCTGGCGCTGCGGACTCTGCGTGATCTGGTGAGCCCGAAGATCGAGAAGATCCGTATTGACTCCCGGGAAACATTTCAGAAAACCACGCAGTTCGTTGCCGAACTGATGCCGGAGATCGCTGATCGCCTTGAGCATTATCCCGGCGAGCGGCCGATATTCGACCTGTATGGCGTCGAAGATGAAATCCAGAAAGCCCTTGAACGCAAGGTCCCGCTCAAGTCAGGCGGGTATCTGGTAGTCGATCCGGCGGAAGCCATGAGCACCATCGACGTCAACACCGGGGCGTTCGTTGGCCATCGCAACCTTGAAGAAACCATTTTCAAGACCAACCTCGAAGCCGCTACCGCCATCGCCCGTCAGCTGCGCCTGCGCAACCTGGGCGGGATCATCATCATCGACTTCATCGACATGGAAGACGAAGAGCACCAGCGCCAGGTGCTGCGCACCCTGGAAAAACAACTGGAGCGCGATCACGCCAAGACCAACATCATCGGTATCACCGAATTGGGCCTGGTGCAGATGACCCGCAAGCGTACCCGTGAAAGTCTTGAGCAAGTGTTGTGTGAGCCGTGCAGCAGTTGCCAGGGCCGCGGCAAGCTCAAGACTCCGGAAACCGTGTGTTACGAGATTTTCCGTGAGATTCTTCGCGAAGCCCGGGCCTATCAGGCTGAAGGTTATCGCGTGCTGGCGAACCAGAAAGTGGTCGACCGTTTGCTCGATGAAGAGTCGGGCAACGTCGCCGAGCTGGAAGGTTTTATCGGGCGCACCATTCGCTTCCAGGTAGAAACCATGTATTCCCAGGAACAATATGACGTGGTGCTGCTCTGAAACGGCGCGTTTCATTTTTACTTAATCGGCTGGCCTCAGCTTTTTGCAGTATTTTTGCCATGGGAGCCAACTGACATGGAGCGTCTGACACGCATTGTAGCCGCACTGACCCGCTGGGGGTTGGGCCTGTGCGCGTTGGTTTTGGTGCTGATGGCCTTGTATGTCAGCCTCGGCCGCGAACTGACTCCCCTGGTGGCCGAGTACACCCGCGAGATCGAAACCAAGGCCAGCGCTGCGCTGGGCATGCCATTGCACCTGGGCGAACTGGAGGGCAAGTGGAGCGGTTTCGCGCCGATTCTGCTGGCCCACGATGTGACAGTCGGCGAGGGCGCCAATGCCCTGCGGCTGGATCAGGTTCGTGCCGTGCCTGACCTGTGGGCCAGTCTGCTGGCACGGGAAGTACGCATTGCGCATCTGGAACTCGGCGGCCTGAAGATCAGCCTCAAGGAAGGCGCCGACGGTCAATGGGCGCTCGAAGGCCTTCCGGTGCAGCAGGATCAACCGCTCGACCCTGAACAACTGCTCAATCGCATGCAGATGGTTCAGCAGCTGTCGGTACTCGACAGCCAGGTCACCTTGCAGCCGGTGGACCATGAACCGCTGACCCTGACGTACGTCGGCCTGAATCTGAAAACCGGCGCCTCGCGCCAGCGACTCGATGCACGCCTGACCCTGCCCGACGGCCAGCCCGTGGCGATGAGCCTGCGCACCCGCATCCGCGCCAGTCAGTGGCAGGACGGCCAGGTTGACGCTTACCTGAGCCTGCCGCAAAGCGACTGGTCGAAATGGCTGCCGGCGCGCCTGACCCGACAATGGAATTTCTCCGAGATCAAGGCTGGCGGCGAGCTTTGGGTCAATTGGAACAAGGGCGCCTTGCAAAGCGCGGCTGTGCGTTTCAATGCGCCGCAGCTCAAGGGCGCCTATGCCGAGCGCAAGCCGATCCAGATCAACAATCTGGCGCTCAACGGCTATTTCCAACGCAGCGACGACGGCTTCCTGGTGACCTTCGATTCGCTGGCGATGAGCTTGGGCGATGCCCGTTGGGAATCTCATGTCCAGCTCAAGCAAAGCACTGCCACGGACAAAACTACGGAGCTGTGGCACCTGCAGGCTGATCACCTCGACCTGACGCCGCTTACACCGCTGTTGAATGCATTGGGGCCGCTGCCCGAAGGCGTGGCCACGGCCGTCGAGAAGCTCAAGGTGACGGGCGGTCTGCGCAATGTGCTGATCGATCTGCGTCCGGATGCCACCGACGACAGCAAATTCAGCTTTGCCGCCAACCTGGATCAGGTCGGCTTTGATGCGTACCACGGCGCTCCGGCGGCACGTAATGTCAGCGGCAGCATCAGCGGTGACCTCGGCCACGGCGAGTTGCGCATGGACAGCAAGGACTTTGTCCTGCACCTGGACCCGATATTCGCCAAGCCATGGCAGTACCTCCAGGCGAACGCCCGCTTGACCTGGAAGCTCGACAAGGAAGGCTTCACCCTGATCGCTCCGTACCTGAAGGTACTGGGTGAAGAGGGCAAGATTGCCGGCGATTTTCTGATCCGCCTGCATTTTGATCACGCCCAAGAAGACTACATGGACCTGCGAGTCGGTCTGGTCGACGGCGACGGTCGCTATACCGCCAAGTACCTGCCGGCCGTCCTCAGCCCGGCGCTGGACGAATGGCTGCGCACTGCCATTCTCAAAGGCGCGGTCGATCAGGGCTTCTTCCAGTACCAAGGGTCGCTGAACCACGATGCGATTTCCGCCGCCCGCAGCATTACCCTGTTCTTCAAGGTCCATGACGCCGAGCTGGCCTTTCAGCCGGGCTGGCCTCACGTGAGCAAGGTCAGCGGTAACGTGTTCATCGAAGACAGCGGCGTGCGGATCGTGGCTGACAAGGGCCAGTTGCTCGACACTCAAGTCAGCAATGTCTATGTCAACATTCCCCATGTGCCTGCCGGGCAGAAAACCCACATGTTTCTCGACGGCGGGTTTGCCGGCGGTCTGGGCGATGGCCTGAAGATTTTGCAGCAAGCGCCCATCGGCACCGCCGACACCTTTGCCGGCTGGGAGGGTGAGGGTGATTTGCAAGGCAAGGTGAAACTCGATATCCCGTTGGAGAAAGGTGATGAGCCGAAGATCCTGGTGGATTTCAAAACCGCCAGGGCACGCCTGAAACTCAGCGATCCGAAACTGGAGTTGAGCGATCTCAAGGGTGATTTCCGCTTCGACAGCAGCAAAGGCCTGAGCGGGCAGAACATCAGTGCAAAAGCCTTCGACAAACCGATCACCGCGCAGATTTTCGCCGATGGCAGCGCCGGCAAACTCAACACTCGCGTAACGGCGTCGGGTCAGGTCGAGGTGAAGAAACTCACCGACTGGCTGAACGTCACCCAGCCGTTGCCGGTATCTGGCGTCATTCCCTATCAGTTGCAACTGAACCTCAATGGCACTGACAGCCAGTTGATGGTCAGCTCCAACCTCAAAGGCGTGGCTGTGGATTTGCCGGCGCCGTTCGGCATGGCCGCCAGCGTGGGTCGTGACACGGTGTTCCGTATGACCCTGCAAGGGCCGGAGCGGCGCTATTGGGTCAACTACGATGGTTTGGCCAATTTCACGTTTGCCGCGCCCAATGGCAGTTTCGCCGACGGTCGTGGGGAGTTGTTCCTCGGTGGTACCCAGGCAGTCTTGCCAGACGCCAAAGGCCTGCGTGTGCGTGGTGTGCTGTCGGAGCTGGATGTCGGCCCGTGGCAGGACCTGGTGAGCAAGTACGCCGGCCAGGATCCGGGCGGCAGTGCCAAGCAACTGCTCAGTAGCGCGGACTTCAAGGTCGATAAACTCAGTGCCTTTGGCACCACGCTCGATCAGGCGTCGGTGCAGATCAATCGCAAACAGTCGGCCTGGACCTTGCAGCTGGACAGCCAGCAGGCCAAGGGCAGCGCCACGCTCCCGGATGCGAAAGCCGCGCCGATCGTGATCAATCTGCAAACCGTGCGGTTGCCGGCGCCAGACCCGACGGTGCTGGCTGACGAGAATTCACCGGACCCGCTGGCCTCGGTAGACCCGACGAAAATTCCGGCGCTGGATATCACCATCAATCAATTGTTCCAGGGCCAGGACCTGGTAGGCGCCTGGTCGCTGAAAGTCCGGCCGACTGCCAAAGGCATCGCCCTCAATACGCTGGACATGGGCCTCAAGGGCATTCTGTTGCAGGGCAGCGGCGGCTGGGAAGGCGCTCCCGGCAGCTCCAGCAGTTGGTACAAGGGCCGGATCAGCGGCAAGAACCTGGCCGATTCGCTCAAGGGCTGGGGCTTTGCCCCGAGCGTGACCAGTCAGGATTTCCACATGGATGTCGATGGCCGCTGGCCGGGCTCTCCAGCCTGGCTGGCCACCAAGCGGTTCTCCGGTAGCCTCGATGCGTCGCTGAACAAAGGCCAGTTTGTCGAAGTGGAGGGCGGTGCCCAGGCGCTGCGAGTATTTGGTCTGCTCAACTTCAACTCCATTGGCCGGCGCCTGCGTCTGGACTTCTCCGATCTGTTCGGCAAAGGCCTGAGTTACGACCGGGTCAAAGGCCTGCTGGTGGCGAGCAACGGGGTGTACGTGACCCGCGAGCCGATTGTGATGACCGGTCCCTCGAGTAACCTTGAGATCAACGGCACGCTGGATCTGGTGGGTGATCGGGTCGACGCCAAGTTGCTGGTGACTCTGCCGCTGACCAACAACCTGCCGATTGCCGCGCTGATTGTCGGCGCGCCGGCCATCGGCGGCGCGCTGTTCTTGATCGACAAGCTGATCGGCGACCGCGTGGCGCGTTTCGCCAGCGTCAAATACACCATCAAGGGCCCGTGGAAAGAGCCGAAGATCACCCTCGACAAACCTTTTTGAAACGCCACTTTGCGGCCCTATGGAGTAGCATGGCCGCAAGTCCCCTGTAGGCGCTCCCGGCGCCAGTTCTTGTGGGTATGTGTTGATTCCAGATAAGGAAATGTCCATGTCTGTAGCGGTGATTCAAATGGTCAGCCAGAGCGATGTGCTGGCCAATCTGGCCCAGGCCGGACGCTTGCTGGAGCAGGCCGCTGCCGGTGGTGCGCGACTGGCCGTGCTGCCGGAAAACTTCGCTGCCATGGGCCGTCGTGACATTGCCGACATCGGTCGCGCCGAAGCGATGGGCGAAGGCCCGATCCTGCCCTGGTTGAAACAGACTGCCCGCGCCCTCAAGTTATGGATAGTGGCGGGCACGTTGCCGTTGCCGCCGGCCGATCAGCCGACGGCCAAGGTGCATGCCTGCTCGCTGTTGGTGGATGACCGGGGCGAAACCGTTGCACGGTATGACAAGCTGCACCTGTTCGACGTCGATGTAGCGGACAATCGCGGGCGCTACCGTGAATCCGATGACTATGCTTATGGCAGTAACGTGGTGGTGGCGGATACGCCAGTCGGTCGAGTCGGCCTGACGGTGTGTTATGACCTGCGCTTCCCCGAGCTTTACAGCGAGCTGCGGGCTGCCGGTGCCGAATTGATCACCGCGCCGTCGGCGTTTACCGCCGTGACCGGCGCGGCGCACTGGGACGTGCTGATCCGCGCCCGGGCCATCGAGACACAATGTTATGTGCTCGCCGCTGCCCAGGGCGGGACGCATCCGGGGCCGCGAGAGACTTATGGTCATGCTGCCATCGTCGACCCGTGGGGTCGCGTGCTGGCACACCAGGATCAAGGCGAGGCCGTGCTGCTGGCCGAACGCGATAGCAGCGAACAGGCGTCCATCCGGGCGCGGATGCCGGTGTCCAGTCACCGGCGCTTTTTCTCGCAGGGCGCGCGGCGGCCTGCTTCAGACGAATTTAAGGCGTAAACCTATGAGCGAGTTGTTGTCCTCAGTCAGCGATCACCTGTTAGCGCCCGGCGGCGTGACCATCGAGAGCCTGCAAAGTGTGCTGGGCGATCTGGCCGGTCCGGGCATCGATGCGGCCGACCTGTATTTCCAGGGGCAGATTTCCGAGTCCTGGGCGCTGGAAGACGGCATCGTCAAGGAAGGCAGCTTCAACCTCGACCAGGGCGTGGGTGTGCGTGCGCAATCGGGTGAAAAAACCGGTTTTGCCTACAGCAATGCCATCACCCTCGAAGCGCTGGGTGCCGCGGCCCGTGCCGCGCGCTCGATCTCCCGGGCCGGGCAGAACGGCACGGTGCAGGCGTTCACCACTCAGGACGTCGCCCAGTTGTACGGGCCAGACAACCCGCTGGAGGTGATGAGTCGTGCCGAGAAAGTCGAACTGCTCAAACGCATCGACGTCGCCACTCGTGCCCTTGACCCGCGTATCCAGCAAGTCACCGTGAGCATGGCCGGGGTGTGGGAACGCATTCTCGTGGCCTCCACGGATGGCAGTCTGGCGGCGGATGTACGGCCGCTGGTGCGTTTCAACGTCAGCGTGATCGTCGAGCAGAACGGGCGTCGGGAACGTGGCGGCCATGGCGGCGGCGGTCGCACCGATTACCGTTATTTCCTCAGCGATGACCGTGCCATGGGTTATGCCCGTGAAGCGCTGCGTCAGGCGCTGGTGAACCTGGAAGCCATTCCGGCGCCGGCTGGCACGCTGCCGGTTGTCCTGGGTTCGGGCTGGTCCGGCGTGCTGCTGCACGAAGCGGTCGGCCATGGTCTGGAAGGCGATTTCAACCGCAAGGGCAGTTCCGCCTACAGCGGGCGTATGGGCGAGATGGTTGCGTCCAAGCTCTGCACCATCGTCGATGACGGCACCCTGGCCGGCCGTCGTGGCTCGTTGAGCGTCGATGACGAAGGCACCCCGACCGAGTGCACCACGCTGATTGAAAACGGCGTACTCAAGGGCTACATGCAGGACAAGCTCAACGCCCGCCTTATGGGCGTGGCACGCACCGGTAACGGTCGCCGCGAATCCTATGCGCACCTGCCGATGCCCCGCATGACCAACACCTACATGCTGGCGGGCGAAAGCGATCCGGCGGAAATCATCGCCTCGGTGAAGCGTGGCATCTACTGCGCCAACCTTGGTGGCGGGCAGGTGGACATCACCAGCGGCAAGTTCGTGTTCTCCACCAGCGAGGCGTACCTGATCGAGGACGGCAAGATCACCGCTCCGGTCAAAGGCGCGACGTTGATCGGCAACGGGCCGGAAGCCATGAGCAAAGTGTCGATGGTCGGCAACGATCTGGCGCTGGACAGTGGTGTGGGAACGTGTGGCAAGGATGGGCAGTCGGTGCCGGTGGGTGTCGGCCAGCCAACGCTGAAAATCGATGCGATCACTGTGGGTGGCACAGGATCGTAAGAGGCAGTGAGGCTTCGGGTGAGTTGCCAGGCAACTCACCCGGGAAGAGATTTAACGCAGACCGCGTTGAGTCTCGTCCAGCTCACGGATGTACTTGAAGATTTTACGGCTCGATGCCGGTGGCTTGTTGGTCGCCAGTTCGTGCTGGGCCTGACGGATCAGGGAGCGCAACTGTTGACGGTCAGCATCCGGGTAATCGACGACGAATTTCTCCAGGACCGCGTCATCGCCTGCGATCAAACGATCGCGCCAGCGTT from the Pseudomonas sp. N3-W genome contains:
- a CDS encoding carbon-nitrogen hydrolase family protein is translated as MSVAVIQMVSQSDVLANLAQAGRLLEQAAAGGARLAVLPENFAAMGRRDIADIGRAEAMGEGPILPWLKQTARALKLWIVAGTLPLPPADQPTAKVHACSLLVDDRGETVARYDKLHLFDVDVADNRGRYRESDDYAYGSNVVVADTPVGRVGLTVCYDLRFPELYSELRAAGAELITAPSAFTAVTGAAHWDVLIRARAIETQCYVLAAAQGGTHPGPRETYGHAAIVDPWGRVLAHQDQGEAVLLAERDSSEQASIRARMPVSSHRRFFSQGARRPASDEFKA
- the tldD gene encoding metalloprotease TldD, with protein sequence MSELLSSVSDHLLAPGGVTIESLQSVLGDLAGPGIDAADLYFQGQISESWALEDGIVKEGSFNLDQGVGVRAQSGEKTGFAYSNAITLEALGAAARAARSISRAGQNGTVQAFTTQDVAQLYGPDNPLEVMSRAEKVELLKRIDVATRALDPRIQQVTVSMAGVWERILVASTDGSLAADVRPLVRFNVSVIVEQNGRRERGGHGGGGRTDYRYFLSDDRAMGYAREALRQALVNLEAIPAPAGTLPVVLGSGWSGVLLHEAVGHGLEGDFNRKGSSAYSGRMGEMVASKLCTIVDDGTLAGRRGSLSVDDEGTPTECTTLIENGVLKGYMQDKLNARLMGVARTGNGRRESYAHLPMPRMTNTYMLAGESDPAEIIASVKRGIYCANLGGGQVDITSGKFVFSTSEAYLIEDGKITAPVKGATLIGNGPEAMSKVSMVGNDLALDSGVGTCGKDGQSVPVGVGQPTLKIDAITVGGTGS